A single window of Paenibacillus sp. SYP-B4298 DNA harbors:
- a CDS encoding sensor histidine kinase, translated as MTYRQIKWLILTIPTLTIGIWEYVRHEFLLPYISMELGNWLAPVFVLLVSLLFLTQLFSMIEHNQEELNKAKAVQAAMEEREKIAQELHDGIAQSLFFLNAQLTQLEHTKQPEQGMLHKLKESVHRTNDYVRQAIANLRHPADTKTAAWLQGIQSLIAELGRESALQVESNWSIPDLALSAKEKVELLAIVREALINIHKHADAGRARIQAELEGGGWVCRIVDDGKGWDPEKAAGGSRYGLKMMQDRARMMSWEWSMVREQGETIVTVRKKKT; from the coding sequence TTGACTTATAGACAAATCAAATGGCTGATCTTGACGATACCGACATTAACCATCGGAATCTGGGAGTATGTGCGGCATGAATTTTTGCTTCCCTACATCTCCATGGAGCTGGGAAACTGGCTGGCTCCGGTATTTGTGCTGCTCGTGTCACTATTGTTCCTGACCCAGTTGTTCTCCATGATTGAGCACAATCAGGAGGAGCTGAACAAGGCCAAAGCTGTGCAGGCGGCAATGGAGGAACGGGAGAAGATTGCCCAGGAGCTCCATGATGGCATCGCGCAATCGCTGTTCTTCCTCAATGCGCAGCTCACGCAGCTAGAGCATACCAAGCAGCCGGAGCAGGGAATGCTGCACAAGCTGAAGGAGAGCGTGCATCGAACCAATGATTATGTGCGACAGGCGATAGCTAATCTGCGTCATCCGGCGGATACCAAGACAGCGGCATGGCTGCAGGGTATACAGAGTCTTATCGCGGAGCTGGGCAGAGAGTCTGCGCTGCAAGTCGAGAGCAACTGGAGCATTCCCGACCTGGCACTGAGTGCCAAGGAAAAAGTCGAATTGCTGGCCATTGTGCGTGAAGCGCTGATCAATATTCACAAGCATGCGGATGCAGGGAGGGCGAGGATTCAGGCAGAGCTGGAGGGGGGAGGCTGGGTATGCCGGATTGTCGATGACGGCAAGGGCTGGGACCCTGAGAAAGCCGCTGGCGGCAGTCGATACGGGTTGAAAATGATGCAGGATCGCGCTCGCATGATGTCATGGGAATGGAGTATGGTGAGGGAGCAGGGAGAGACCATCGTCACGGTGCGCAAGAAAAAAACATAG
- a CDS encoding BlaI/MecI/CopY family transcriptional regulator, which translates to MTIKRLNLNEGGLNRFFGSLEAKIMELLWERGKLTIKQTHEQLNKETAISLNAVMTVMIRLADKGILHKESTGGGRNRLTFFYPVQTKEQFIVEQTRAVTEGLIKDFGPLVVNHFIEQLDDIDPSLIRKLEERLQERKLK; encoded by the coding sequence ATGACGATTAAGAGGCTGAATCTTAATGAAGGAGGACTCAACCGTTTCTTCGGCTCGCTTGAGGCAAAAATCATGGAGCTGCTCTGGGAGAGAGGCAAGCTGACGATCAAGCAGACACATGAACAGTTGAACAAGGAAACGGCCATTTCTTTGAACGCGGTTATGACGGTCATGATCCGCCTCGCCGATAAAGGCATTCTGCATAAGGAATCGACGGGGGGCGGCCGCAATCGGCTAACGTTCTTCTATCCGGTGCAGACGAAGGAGCAGTTCATTGTGGAGCAGACCCGAGCGGTAACCGAAGGACTGATCAAGGATTTTGGCCCGCTAGTTGTCAATCATTTCATTGAGCAGTTGGATGATATTGACCCGTCCCTTATCCGCAAGCTGGAGGAGCGGCTGCAGGAGAGGAAGCTTAAATGA
- a CDS encoding C40 family peptidase codes for MRKRVAAVLSCLMLLIGGGSVFASPSGTALQQSIDEVLGTPYLYGGTTTGGFDCSGFILHILSQYDVELPRTSQSQAEEGTEVQTEDLRIGDLVFFNTSGKGVSHAGIYVGDGQFAHSSSSKGVIISSLTEGYYAKRYVTARRVATDEAFAAMTASE; via the coding sequence TTGAGGAAACGTGTAGCGGCAGTATTATCCTGCTTGATGCTTCTGATCGGCGGAGGGAGTGTCTTCGCGAGTCCGTCGGGCACGGCGCTGCAGCAATCGATTGACGAGGTGCTGGGCACTCCATATCTATATGGAGGAACAACGACAGGCGGATTTGATTGTTCGGGCTTTATTCTTCATATTCTCAGTCAATATGATGTCGAGCTGCCGCGAACCTCGCAGTCTCAGGCGGAGGAAGGCACCGAGGTTCAGACGGAGGATCTGCGTATAGGCGATCTGGTCTTCTTCAATACGAGTGGCAAGGGCGTTTCTCATGCAGGAATTTATGTAGGGGACGGCCAATTCGCGCATTCCTCCTCAAGCAAGGGGGTTATTATTAGCAGCTTGACCGAGGGGTATTACGCCAAAAGATATGTCACGGCGCGTCGGGTGGCTACAGATGAAGCCTTTGCAGCGATGACGGCTTCGGAGTGA
- a CDS encoding sulfite exporter TauE/SafE family protein, giving the protein MISSALLSLAVLAGLSGAPHCIAMCGGIVSAFALQSGERSMRAALAYNVGRVVTYTAIGGLMGLAGSFLNMAGGLVGIQGAASMLGGLLILLWAWRRYTLPIYPGHRLLGQGPLQRRLAWLGTRHELLAPLASGLLLGLLPCGLTYAMQMNAASTGSWVQGALLLLAFGLSTLPAMLLTALLAGKLGRRWRHALRRAGLTLAILMGMLALLKGMSVSGWIPAIHPWLW; this is encoded by the coding sequence ATGATCAGCAGTGCCTTGCTGTCGCTGGCCGTGCTGGCTGGCTTGAGCGGTGCTCCGCATTGCATCGCCATGTGCGGAGGGATCGTCTCGGCATTTGCGCTGCAGTCGGGGGAACGTTCGATGCGTGCGGCACTGGCTTATAATGTCGGCCGCGTCGTGACGTATACGGCTATTGGCGGCTTGATGGGATTGGCCGGCTCCTTCCTCAATATGGCCGGCGGCCTGGTCGGCATTCAGGGGGCCGCCAGCATGCTTGGCGGCCTGCTTATTCTATTATGGGCCTGGCGGCGCTATACACTCCCGATCTATCCCGGCCATCGTCTGCTGGGACAGGGGCCGCTGCAACGAAGGCTAGCCTGGCTTGGCACACGCCATGAGTTGTTAGCTCCATTGGCATCTGGACTGCTACTCGGCTTGTTGCCTTGCGGCCTGACCTATGCGATGCAGATGAATGCGGCCTCTACCGGATCATGGGTGCAGGGGGCGCTGTTACTGCTTGCCTTCGGACTGTCTACCCTCCCGGCGATGCTGTTGACGGCACTGCTGGCAGGCAAGCTTGGTCGCCGCTGGCGACATGCGCTGCGCCGAGCGGGACTGACGCTGGCGATTCTGATGGGGATGCTCGCTCTGCTCAAGGGAATGAGCGTCAGCGGCTGGATTCCAGCCATTCACCCCTGGCTATGGTGA
- a CDS encoding PepSY-associated TM helix domain-containing protein — protein MKATVTPPASTRPPRDKHQIAPSRLLPSLYQAVWRWHFYAGIIFAPFLMILAFSGGVYLFKPQIEGYLYKDMLTVRAVAPAALSADEIIAKTERAYPGTSISSITYTDQPQETIKLNAARNGVSTTMYADPYTGNIVGLLNNDSTFSAFFKKMHSQLVIGGTWANRLVELAACWALLLVVTGLYLWWPRNKASIWGTVLPRLSRPGSRQFWRDLHAVPAFWLSLFMILLIASGLPWSGVLGKQIDRFANATNTSYPPYALSFMTKPDAVTVTKDIADDVPWATENLPVPESAAGGYIPLQVQEVAEIADRQQVQKPYTISLPQGERGVYTISTAHSRPGNNATLHIDPYSGAVLTDVRFADYGFMAKLITLGIAMHEGKLFGWPNQLLGLLTCIGIMLMSVSAYTMWRKRKPSGKLGAPGRPQEKRVRRGVLLIMLACGVLMPLVGLSLLAVLALDMLVIRRIPTLKHWFSA, from the coding sequence ATGAAAGCCACTGTTACCCCACCCGCATCCACCCGGCCGCCCCGGGACAAGCACCAGATCGCGCCGTCTCGGCTTCTGCCCTCGCTGTACCAAGCGGTATGGAGGTGGCATTTTTACGCAGGCATCATCTTTGCGCCGTTCCTCATGATCCTCGCCTTCAGCGGCGGCGTCTACCTGTTCAAGCCACAGATCGAGGGCTATCTTTACAAGGATATGCTGACGGTGCGCGCCGTCGCCCCGGCAGCTCTGAGCGCTGACGAGATCATTGCCAAAACGGAACGCGCTTACCCAGGAACCTCCATATCCTCCATTACTTACACGGATCAACCGCAGGAGACGATAAAGCTGAACGCTGCTCGCAACGGCGTCTCCACTACGATGTATGCCGACCCGTATACCGGCAACATTGTTGGCCTGTTGAATAATGATTCAACCTTCAGCGCCTTCTTCAAAAAAATGCATAGCCAGCTCGTCATTGGCGGCACCTGGGCCAACCGTCTGGTCGAGCTCGCTGCTTGCTGGGCATTGCTGCTGGTTGTAACCGGACTCTATTTGTGGTGGCCGCGCAACAAGGCTTCGATCTGGGGAACGGTTCTGCCCCGTCTAAGCCGCCCCGGCAGCCGTCAATTTTGGCGCGATCTTCACGCGGTTCCGGCCTTTTGGCTATCCTTATTCATGATTCTGCTCATCGCTTCGGGGCTACCCTGGTCAGGGGTGCTCGGCAAGCAGATTGACCGGTTCGCCAACGCTACAAATACAAGCTATCCCCCCTATGCACTTAGCTTTATGACCAAGCCCGATGCCGTCACTGTCACCAAGGATATAGCCGACGACGTGCCTTGGGCAACTGAGAATCTGCCCGTTCCCGAATCGGCCGCAGGCGGCTATATCCCGCTGCAGGTGCAAGAGGTAGCCGAAATTGCCGACAGACAGCAGGTTCAGAAGCCATATACTATCTCCCTGCCGCAAGGCGAACGTGGCGTCTACACCATATCCACCGCACATTCTCGACCCGGCAACAATGCCACACTGCATATTGATCCATACAGTGGCGCCGTGCTGACTGATGTCCGCTTTGCGGATTATGGCTTCATGGCCAAGTTGATTACACTCGGGATCGCAATGCATGAAGGCAAGCTCTTCGGCTGGCCGAATCAACTGCTTGGACTCCTTACATGTATCGGCATTATGCTGATGTCTGTTAGTGCCTATACGATGTGGCGCAAGCGTAAGCCCAGTGGCAAGCTTGGTGCTCCAGGCCGCCCGCAGGAGAAACGGGTAAGACGAGGCGTCTTGCTGATTATGCTCGCATGTGGTGTGCTCATGCCCCTAGTCGGCCTTTCACTGCTGGCGGTGCTGGCGCTGGACATGCTCGTGATTCGCCGCATCCCGACGCTCAAGCATTGGTTCTCAGCATAA
- a CDS encoding cache domain-containing sensor histidine kinase: MIQAIMQSIRKKMILSFVGVIMLPLLLSIYISYRNFAAELEQSYIVNNKAILQQLISRLDDYFIQLENVGLAFYSDLLFSPEYQLADTEFIQHNLKLRKLMSLYLARKETHSVLFYTPLNQELYVINKALNTSFSDAKAMEERDWYAHAVAEPDKLIIEPQHKLSNYPAEYRIQSGVPVFSLTRLIKGYTPEVGVLTMNYTLTQLQRIGEEGLLSPDEEIGVWTAKGELLYSSDPAMSSLPAEWLSTMAGEEEAGSFQYTEAGSAETKRLVYARSAHNGQLVAKLIPVHVIIAQADKTRTINLLIALSIVCIVIATTAYISIRLTGPLLKLKRHMVRAGEGNFQLPVTVTQTDEIGQISHAYNRMIQQIDTLITEKYKMRLATRESQWKALQAQINPHFMYNTLQTIGSVALDEGIDELVRMTHALSDMLRYSLKPGERAMLQDELRNVEDYLWIQTCRFEDRLASRIDVPKEALQWVVPKLFLQPLVENAIIHGLEPSKHRGEVELQCRLEDGGLRIIITDNGVGIAPERLSRLQAALDAPDMLEQSGHERIGLLNVSQRLQLMYGQEARLQLSSAPGQGTQVELWLPPLPEQAEPHEQERGKTDEI, translated from the coding sequence GTGATCCAGGCCATCATGCAAAGTATACGCAAAAAGATGATATTGAGCTTTGTCGGCGTCATCATGCTGCCGCTGCTGTTATCGATCTACATTTCGTACCGCAACTTCGCTGCCGAATTGGAGCAGAGCTATATTGTTAATAATAAAGCCATTCTGCAGCAGCTTATTAGCAGGCTGGATGATTATTTTATACAGCTTGAGAACGTGGGGCTTGCATTTTATTCGGATCTGTTGTTTTCACCGGAATATCAGCTTGCGGACACGGAGTTCATTCAGCATAATCTCAAGCTGCGCAAGCTGATGAGCCTGTATCTGGCTCGCAAGGAGACCCATTCCGTGCTGTTCTATACTCCGCTCAATCAAGAGCTGTATGTCATTAATAAAGCGTTGAACACCTCCTTTTCAGACGCGAAAGCTATGGAGGAGCGGGATTGGTACGCTCATGCAGTGGCGGAGCCGGACAAGCTGATTATTGAACCGCAGCATAAGCTAAGCAACTATCCCGCTGAATACCGGATACAATCCGGTGTGCCCGTGTTCTCGCTGACTCGGCTGATCAAGGGCTATACCCCCGAGGTTGGCGTCCTGACGATGAATTACACGTTGACACAGCTCCAGCGGATCGGTGAGGAGGGGCTTCTAAGTCCCGATGAGGAGATCGGAGTGTGGACGGCTAAGGGGGAGCTGCTGTACAGCTCTGATCCGGCGATGTCATCATTGCCAGCCGAATGGCTCTCTACGATGGCGGGCGAGGAGGAGGCGGGGAGCTTCCAATATACCGAAGCGGGCAGCGCGGAAACGAAGCGGCTTGTCTATGCCCGCTCGGCTCACAATGGCCAACTGGTGGCGAAGCTGATTCCGGTGCATGTTATTATCGCTCAGGCCGACAAGACGCGGACGATTAACCTGTTGATTGCATTAAGCATCGTATGCATTGTTATTGCGACGACTGCGTATATCTCGATCCGGCTGACCGGGCCGCTGCTCAAGCTGAAGCGCCATATGGTGCGTGCCGGGGAGGGCAACTTCCAATTGCCTGTTACCGTAACGCAAACGGATGAGATCGGGCAAATCTCCCATGCCTATAACCGGATGATCCAGCAGATCGATACGCTGATTACGGAGAAGTACAAGATGAGGCTGGCTACCCGTGAATCACAATGGAAGGCGCTGCAGGCTCAGATTAATCCGCATTTTATGTACAACACGTTGCAGACGATCGGCAGTGTGGCCCTGGATGAGGGGATTGACGAGCTGGTTCGCATGACGCATGCGCTCTCTGATATGCTCCGCTATAGCTTGAAGCCGGGGGAGCGCGCCATGCTGCAGGACGAGCTTCGCAATGTCGAGGATTATCTATGGATTCAGACCTGTCGATTCGAAGACAGACTGGCCTCGCGCATCGATGTGCCCAAGGAGGCGCTGCAGTGGGTGGTGCCCAAGCTGTTCCTGCAGCCGCTCGTGGAGAATGCGATCATCCACGGCCTGGAGCCGTCGAAGCATCGCGGCGAGGTGGAGCTGCAATGCCGCCTGGAGGACGGGGGACTGCGCATCATAATTACGGACAATGGGGTGGGCATAGCGCCCGAGAGGTTAAGCCGTCTACAGGCGGCATTGGATGCGCCTGATATGCTGGAGCAGAGCGGTCATGAGCGGATCGGGCTGCTTAATGTGTCCCAGCGGCTACAGCTAATGTACGGACAGGAAGCGCGCCTGCAACTGAGCAGCGCGCCGGGACAGGGCACGCAGGTCGAGCTGTGGCTGCCGCCACTGCCGGAGCAGGCAGAGCCTCACGAGCAAGAGAGGGGGAAGACCGATGAAATATAG
- a CDS encoding FixH family protein has translation MKASWGIALLIGVLAVSFTLRYGGIVDSRSDQSVYTHQEMRMELEMETDAASIQSMEEVVFLLRAARPSGEPISGATVHIRVSMPDMLCGILPGDAVETAPGHYRITVLPVMPGRWQAETQLSWQGNVGSMTASFDAH, from the coding sequence ATGAAAGCAAGCTGGGGAATCGCGCTATTAATAGGGGTGCTAGCGGTCAGCTTCACGCTGCGCTATGGCGGAATTGTGGACAGTCGAAGCGATCAATCGGTCTATACCCATCAAGAGATGCGGATGGAGCTTGAGATGGAAACCGATGCAGCGTCGATCCAATCGATGGAGGAGGTGGTCTTCCTGCTGCGAGCCGCCCGGCCTTCAGGGGAGCCGATAAGCGGCGCAACGGTACACATTCGTGTGTCCATGCCGGATATGCTGTGCGGTATTCTTCCTGGCGATGCGGTGGAAACCGCTCCAGGCCATTACCGGATTACCGTCCTTCCGGTCATGCCGGGTCGCTGGCAGGCGGAGACACAGCTTAGCTGGCAGGGGAATGTCGGCAGCATGACGGCTTCATTTGACGCCCACTAA
- a CDS encoding FixH family protein yields the protein MTQMNSLLRFALTLAPLLSLLLLSACAPNTAGTDEHGLRPYLAVDLQLPDKLASHSTSQFSITVRRSGQPVTVDQVTFEIWPEGQEALRQSMPGVPTGEGRYTATHQLSGEGIYIIRSTVSAGELEARPERRFAIGQDAVQRLAELEAMQAGGNHEEGAASAGHHDH from the coding sequence ATGACACAGATGAATTCCTTATTGCGGTTCGCATTGACGCTTGCGCCCCTGCTCTCCCTGCTGCTGCTCAGCGCTTGCGCCCCTAATACAGCCGGCACAGACGAGCACGGTCTGCGCCCTTATCTGGCAGTGGACCTGCAATTGCCAGACAAGCTTGCTTCGCACAGTACTAGCCAGTTCAGCATAACAGTCCGTCGCAGCGGTCAGCCGGTAACAGTTGACCAGGTGACCTTCGAGATTTGGCCGGAGGGACAGGAGGCGTTACGGCAATCGATGCCCGGCGTTCCAACTGGAGAAGGTCGATATACAGCCACGCACCAGTTGTCGGGCGAGGGCATCTATATTATCCGCAGCACCGTAAGCGCTGGGGAACTGGAGGCGAGGCCGGAGAGGCGCTTCGCGATCGGCCAGGACGCCGTGCAGCGGCTTGCCGAACTGGAGGCGATGCAGGCTGGCGGCAATCACGAGGAAGGTGCCGCCTCCGCAGGACATCATGACCACTAG